A single Armatimonadota bacterium DNA region contains:
- the ftsA gene encoding cell division protein FtsA, with translation MSRKEFIAGLDIGTTKTCCVLADVDLDAQSADIIGVGLTPSSGLRKGVVVDLDSTTEAILSATDKAQKMGGTVSIKSVVVGVTGEHISSLNSRGVIAISSSDREVTPSDVERVVDASKVIVLPPEREIIHSIPRDFTLDGQDGVKDPVGMSGSRLEVETHIVTGSTSFLDNIAKCVQRAGLEIDMTVLEPIATSHSAIIPAEKDLGVALVDIGGGTTDVAVFVNGEIFYTAVLPVGGNHVTKDIAVGLRAAQEEAEKAKIKYGTATASMIEPEDSFEIVSLGEESPTELPREILAKIIEPRMQEIFQMVREELIKSGYIDLLPAGAVLTGGGCQMPGTVELAENTLGMPIRLGLPRNVGGLSDTVQSPIYTTAVGLVLFAAKQHSDLREEEKSVTLKQSLLDMFRLRKARR, from the coding sequence TTGAGCCGAAAAGAATTCATCGCGGGTCTGGATATAGGAACCACAAAGACCTGCTGCGTACTGGCCGACGTTGATCTCGACGCTCAGAGCGCCGACATTATCGGCGTTGGTCTGACACCGTCCAGCGGACTGCGCAAGGGTGTTGTAGTCGATCTCGACTCCACCACTGAGGCAATACTCTCCGCCACGGATAAGGCCCAGAAGATGGGTGGCACGGTCTCCATCAAGTCGGTTGTAGTCGGCGTGACCGGCGAGCACATATCATCTCTTAATAGCCGCGGTGTCATTGCGATATCGAGTTCCGACAGAGAGGTTACGCCGTCTGATGTCGAGCGCGTAGTCGATGCGTCCAAGGTCATCGTATTGCCTCCTGAGCGCGAGATAATCCATTCAATTCCGCGCGATTTCACTCTCGACGGCCAGGACGGCGTGAAAGACCCTGTAGGTATGTCCGGCAGCAGGCTCGAAGTCGAGACTCACATCGTCACCGGCTCTACTTCATTTTTGGACAATATAGCCAAATGCGTGCAGCGCGCCGGTCTTGAGATCGATATGACCGTCCTCGAACCTATAGCGACGAGCCATTCTGCGATTATTCCGGCTGAGAAAGACCTTGGTGTAGCTCTGGTCGATATAGGCGGCGGCACAACGGATGTCGCAGTCTTCGTCAACGGCGAAATCTTTTATACAGCGGTGCTTCCGGTCGGCGGCAACCATGTGACCAAAGACATTGCAGTCGGTCTCCGCGCGGCGCAGGAAGAAGCCGAGAAGGCGAAGATCAAATACGGCACGGCGACTGCAAGCATGATCGAGCCTGAAGACTCTTTTGAGATAGTTAGCCTCGGCGAGGAGTCGCCTACGGAACTGCCTCGTGAAATATTGGCCAAGATAATCGAGCCGAGGATGCAGGAAATCTTCCAGATGGTCCGCGAGGAACTGATCAAATCCGGTTATATCGATCTGCTCCCTGCGGGCGCTGTGCTGACCGGCGGCGGCTGCCAGATGCCCGGCACAGTCGAGCTTGCCGAAAATACACTTGGGATGCCTATTAGGCTCGGCCTGCCGCGCAATGTAGGCGGCCTGAGCGATACGGTGCAAAGCCCTATATATACCACCGCTGTTGGTCTGGTTTTATTTGCTGCAAAGCAGCATTCGGACTTGCGTGAGGAAGAAAAAAGCGTTACACTTAAACAGAGCCTGCTTGATATGTTCAGGCTTCGCAAGGCAAGACGTTGA
- a CDS encoding small basic family protein, which yields MIWLPVVGLALGFMVYWAPIRVPSDFAPYLSLATLAGLDSVFGGIRAGIEGKFHDDIFISGFVMNTLLAAGLAYLGDQIGVDIYMAAVVVLGWRVFLNLSLIRRYWLTQTSMNRKKES from the coding sequence ATGATTTGGCTGCCCGTAGTTGGTTTAGCGTTGGGTTTTATGGTTTATTGGGCGCCGATCAGGGTGCCTTCTGATTTTGCGCCATATTTGTCGCTGGCAACACTCGCCGGGTTGGATTCCGTCTTCGGCGGCATTCGAGCCGGTATAGAGGGCAAGTTTCACGACGACATTTTCATATCAGGTTTCGTCATGAACACACTGCTGGCTGCCGGACTGGCCTATCTTGGTGACCAGATTGGTGTGGACATTTACATGGCAGCGGTTGTTGTTTTGGGATGGAGAGTGTTCCTGAACCTTTCTCTCATCCGCCGCTATTGGCTGACTCAGACCAGTATGAACAGAAAAAAAGAATCTTAA
- a CDS encoding DUF881 domain-containing protein: MSSYRGKTWVFQVTALCIVLGMLLALSLKTQRQAANEGVPNRLPALRAAFSATKQENLQLRKELADYKQRNEDLARQQAAGLTGAKSLERTLNESKMLAGTVAVRGAGIVVTLHDSPKLDPTETRADVIENYVVHDTDIRAIVDELFASGAEAISINDQRLIANSSVRCVGPVVLVNSVQVAPPYVIRAIGKQSVLDKALTLPGGVADALFLLDMVEVRKQQDILIPAYAGSTRFNVAQPVAASKEKAKVIRRER, encoded by the coding sequence ATGTCATCCTATAGGGGCAAAACGTGGGTCTTTCAAGTCACCGCGCTCTGCATAGTCCTCGGTATGCTGCTTGCGCTGTCACTAAAAACACAGCGTCAGGCAGCCAACGAAGGCGTGCCCAACCGTCTGCCTGCTTTGCGTGCGGCATTCAGCGCCACTAAGCAGGAAAATTTGCAACTGCGCAAAGAACTGGCTGATTATAAGCAGCGCAATGAAGACCTGGCAAGACAGCAGGCGGCCGGTCTGACAGGCGCAAAGAGTCTTGAGCGGACCCTGAACGAGTCAAAGATGCTTGCGGGCACGGTTGCCGTGCGCGGTGCGGGGATAGTGGTCACTCTGCATGACAGTCCCAAGCTCGACCCGACCGAGACCCGTGCGGATGTCATAGAGAACTATGTCGTTCATGATACGGACATTCGTGCGATAGTCGATGAGCTCTTTGCTTCAGGGGCGGAGGCTATCTCGATTAACGATCAACGGCTCATCGCTAACTCGTCAGTGAGATGTGTAGGACCTGTTGTGCTTGTCAACTCAGTCCAGGTTGCGCCGCCGTATGTTATAAGGGCAATCGGCAAGCAGAGCGTGCTGGACAAGGCGCTGACATTACCGGGCGGTGTGGCAGATGCGCTGTTTTTGCTTGATATGGTCGAAGTCAGGAAGCAGCAGGACATACTGATCCCGGCGTATGCAGGCAGCACGCGCTTTAACGTAGCGCAGCCGGTCGCTGCTTCAAAAGAAAAAGCAAAAGTTATTCGGAGAGAAAGATGA
- a CDS encoding FtsQ-type POTRA domain-containing protein yields MRKTTTRTSARRSSRAVKKSSRNRKRPNYKLLFSCLLMSAILSGSITYAFRTPNLGVKSVSIKGTSLCDKHLVNKYAGSMKGQNILCVRKGPVRSAILALNEVESVKIGRAFPDKMWVRVTERKADAVVTDGQSNCLIQCDGLIFHKTGAPVNGIPLIEISDSQELQPGRIASSEQVRGALEIVRSANEKKLRVGKISIDHDGDICLNMVSGFYVKLGQPDDIARKMSLLRRALEYRPSIAREAIYIDLSCPSAPVWKPKVVAQNAS; encoded by the coding sequence GTGAGGAAAACCACAACCAGGACTAGCGCTCGGCGCAGTTCACGTGCGGTAAAGAAATCATCCCGCAATCGAAAAAGACCGAACTACAAGCTGCTGTTTTCCTGCCTGCTTATGTCGGCTATTTTGTCGGGCTCGATCACATATGCTTTCCGAACGCCCAATCTGGGTGTGAAGAGCGTCAGCATAAAGGGTACCAGCCTGTGTGACAAGCACCTGGTCAATAAATATGCCGGTTCGATGAAGGGTCAGAATATTCTCTGCGTCCGAAAAGGACCGGTGCGTTCAGCTATATTGGCGTTGAATGAGGTCGAGTCAGTAAAGATCGGCAGAGCCTTTCCGGATAAGATGTGGGTCCGGGTGACCGAGCGCAAAGCCGATGCTGTGGTAACCGATGGTCAATCCAACTGCCTTATTCAGTGCGATGGTTTGATATTTCACAAGACCGGCGCTCCGGTCAACGGCATTCCGCTCATAGAAATTTCGGATTCTCAAGAGTTGCAGCCGGGCAGGATTGCAAGCTCGGAACAGGTGCGCGGCGCGCTTGAGATTGTTAGATCGGCCAATGAAAAGAAACTGAGGGTCGGCAAAATTTCCATTGACCATGACGGTGATATATGCTTAAATATGGTCAGTGGTTTTTACGTCAAGCTTGGTCAGCCTGATGATATAGCAAGGAAAATGTCACTGCTGCGGCGCGCACTCGAATACCGTCCGTCTATTGCCAGGGAAGCGATATACATAGACCTGAGCTGTCCCAGCGCTCCCGTGTGGAAGCCGAAGGTCGTCGCGCAGAACGCATCATAA
- a CDS encoding D-alanine--D-alanine ligase codes for MVERKSKIRVAVMMGGLSSERGVSLSTGKQILEALDANKYETVGVDAALIPGTRRQCLQGASTEVKAVADAGAALCGANKLTSMQEIASEKSGLRPDVVFLALHGRFGEDGTVQGFLDLLGVPYTGSGVLASALAMDKSMAKKVLSGDGVPVPPSVDFCCINGKWDEAGVASEVEKMGYPVMVKPSRQGSTIGMTKVISPDELNNAISRAAGYDTSIVIEKFIEGREFTVGVLGNDKPFALPVVEIVPAKGFYDYEAKYTPGATEEIVPAKISDDATARAQELALMAHKSLGCRGVSRTDIIIGADGMYALEVNTIPGMTPTSLLPQAAAAAGIPFGKLLDMLIEYALEDYE; via the coding sequence ATGGTAGAACGAAAATCAAAGATCAGAGTCGCCGTAATGATGGGCGGGTTATCCTCAGAACGCGGCGTCTCGTTATCCACAGGCAAGCAAATACTTGAGGCGCTCGATGCAAACAAATACGAAACAGTCGGTGTCGACGCCGCTCTTATACCCGGCACCAGGCGGCAGTGCCTGCAGGGCGCATCGACAGAGGTCAAGGCCGTAGCTGATGCCGGAGCAGCGCTTTGTGGCGCCAACAAGTTGACCTCCATGCAGGAGATAGCAAGCGAGAAGTCCGGCCTGCGTCCGGATGTGGTGTTTTTGGCGCTGCACGGCAGGTTCGGAGAAGACGGCACGGTTCAAGGCTTTCTTGATCTGCTGGGCGTTCCATATACCGGCTCTGGTGTGCTTGCCAGCGCTCTCGCTATGGATAAGTCGATGGCTAAGAAGGTGCTCTCCGGAGACGGTGTTCCCGTGCCTCCGTCAGTCGATTTCTGCTGTATTAACGGCAAGTGGGATGAAGCCGGTGTAGCTTCAGAAGTCGAAAAGATGGGTTACCCGGTCATGGTAAAGCCGAGCCGCCAGGGATCGACTATCGGAATGACGAAGGTAATATCGCCGGATGAGTTGAATAATGCAATTAGCCGGGCAGCCGGATATGATACCAGCATAGTCATTGAGAAGTTTATCGAGGGCAGGGAGTTCACAGTCGGTGTGCTGGGCAATGACAAGCCGTTTGCGCTTCCGGTTGTTGAGATAGTCCCGGCCAAGGGCTTCTATGATTACGAGGCCAAATATACTCCGGGCGCCACAGAGGAGATTGTGCCTGCAAAGATCAGCGACGATGCCACTGCAAGAGCGCAGGAACTTGCGCTTATGGCTCATAAGTCTCTTGGATGCCGGGGCGTATCCAGAACCGACATCATCATCGGTGCGGACGGCATGTATGCGCTAGAAGTAAACACGATTCCTGGTATGACGCCCACCAGTCTGCTTCCGCAGGCGGCAGCGGCTGCAGGTATACCGTTTGGCAAGTTGCTTGATATGCTGATCGAGTATGCACTGGAAGATTACGAATAG
- the murB gene encoding UDP-N-acetylmuramate dehydrogenase — translation MSTIDDLKRIVTGRVIENEPMAPYTTLGVGGPADYFVEAPNEDELSDLMLYMSEHEIPWMVIGDGANLLVSDKGIRGVVIKLVGEFTSITVQGRRIVAGSAARISKVADMAAKNNLSGLEGVGTVPGSVGGAIVMNAGTHRGYIDEVTEGVRAVTSTGEKIALSRDKCGFTYRNSRFQYDKSLIITYAVFKMKPGDGTAIAANLEAVRKHRAETQPQGKSAGCFFKNPTGLSAGKLIDGAGCKGMREGGAVVSEIHSNFIMNAHNATASDLYTLAEKVRKLVKDIQGIDLEYEVRRVGQW, via the coding sequence ATGAGCACTATTGATGATCTGAAGCGCATCGTAACCGGGCGAGTAATCGAAAACGAGCCGATGGCCCCTTACACCACTCTCGGCGTCGGCGGACCGGCGGATTATTTTGTTGAAGCTCCAAATGAAGATGAACTTTCAGACTTAATGCTATACATGTCTGAACATGAGATACCCTGGATGGTGATAGGCGACGGAGCCAACCTGCTGGTTTCGGATAAAGGCATTCGAGGAGTTGTAATTAAGCTCGTTGGTGAGTTTACAAGCATTACAGTCCAGGGCAGACGGATCGTCGCTGGATCAGCGGCACGTATATCGAAAGTCGCCGATATGGCTGCAAAGAATAATCTGAGCGGCCTTGAGGGTGTCGGCACAGTCCCCGGCAGTGTCGGTGGAGCCATCGTGATGAACGCCGGGACTCACCGGGGCTATATAGATGAAGTTACCGAGGGCGTTCGAGCGGTTACTAGCACGGGTGAAAAGATTGCGCTGTCCAGGGACAAGTGCGGCTTTACATATCGAAACAGCCGCTTTCAATATGATAAGTCGCTTATTATCACGTATGCCGTGTTTAAGATGAAACCCGGAGACGGCACAGCAATCGCAGCCAATCTGGAGGCAGTGCGAAAGCACCGTGCCGAGACTCAGCCGCAGGGCAAGAGCGCAGGGTGCTTTTTCAAGAATCCCACGGGTCTTAGCGCCGGTAAATTGATAGATGGCGCGGGCTGCAAAGGCATGCGTGAGGGCGGAGCCGTTGTATCAGAAATCCACTCAAACTTTATCATGAATGCACACAACGCAACCGCTTCCGATTTGTATACGTTAGCGGAAAAGGTCAGAAAGTTAGTCAAAGATATACAAGGAATAGATTTGGAATATGAGGTCAGACGAGTAGGGCAATGGTAG
- the murC gene encoding UDP-N-acetylmuramate--L-alanine ligase, whose product MDRKHYHFIAIGGVSMSAIAKILHEQGNIVTGSDRQESGNTLRLRESGIKVSIGHCPENIDGADVVVYNAAIKPSNPELAEAIKRGIPTLVRPVALGHIMEPYKHRVGVAGTHGKTTTTSMIGAILDQAAIDATVLFGSDMKSAGGNVRIGDGSVIVTEACEAFGSFLHLKPSISVITNIEADHLDHYKTIDNVEKAFRKFVDGSDDNGLVVACSDEACVRKVLDGCKKRIVWYGTTGSPDLLAADVDISKPEPTYTLVRGGQTLGKITIGVPGIQNVLDSLAAAGVAFEIGVDFDSIRGGLAQFRGTGRRFEVLYNDAGIMVVDDYAHHPTEIKATLSGARKAYPDKRITAVFQPHLYSRTRDFCVEFAEALSHADHVIIASIYAARELPIEGVSAENIVNQMRANGYTDVSYSPDKDTIAGKLASTITNGDMVIVLGAGDVRTVGESLAEYLRSRSAS is encoded by the coding sequence TTGGATAGAAAGCATTACCATTTTATAGCAATAGGCGGTGTGAGTATGAGCGCCATCGCCAAAATTCTACACGAACAGGGCAATATCGTTACCGGCTCGGACCGTCAGGAGAGCGGGAACACACTGCGCCTGCGCGAGTCCGGCATCAAGGTCAGTATCGGCCATTGCCCTGAAAATATCGATGGAGCGGACGTTGTGGTCTATAATGCCGCAATCAAACCGAGTAATCCTGAGCTTGCCGAGGCTATCAAACGCGGCATTCCGACTCTGGTGCGCCCGGTTGCTCTTGGACATATAATGGAGCCGTATAAACACCGTGTCGGGGTCGCAGGCACACACGGCAAGACCACCACCACGTCTATGATAGGTGCTATTCTGGATCAAGCAGCGATAGATGCCACAGTCCTCTTCGGCAGCGATATGAAATCAGCAGGAGGCAATGTCCGTATCGGTGACGGATCGGTTATAGTGACCGAGGCATGCGAGGCATTCGGCTCATTTCTTCACCTGAAGCCTTCAATATCGGTAATCACCAATATAGAGGCCGATCATCTTGATCATTATAAGACGATCGATAATGTCGAGAAGGCTTTTCGCAAGTTTGTAGACGGTTCCGACGATAACGGCCTGGTGGTTGCTTGCTCGGACGAAGCTTGTGTGCGTAAAGTATTGGACGGCTGCAAGAAAAGAATTGTCTGGTACGGCACTACAGGTTCACCCGATCTGCTTGCAGCGGATGTTGACATTTCCAAGCCCGAGCCGACATATACACTGGTTCGCGGTGGGCAGACACTCGGCAAGATAACTATCGGCGTTCCGGGCATACAAAATGTGCTCGATTCACTTGCCGCTGCAGGCGTCGCCTTTGAGATTGGTGTGGATTTTGATTCGATCCGAGGCGGGCTTGCCCAGTTCAGAGGGACAGGCCGCCGGTTCGAGGTCCTTTATAATGATGCCGGGATAATGGTAGTCGATGACTACGCTCACCATCCGACTGAGATTAAAGCGACTCTCTCAGGCGCGCGCAAAGCATATCCCGACAAACGAATCACTGCAGTCTTCCAACCGCACCTTTATTCCAGGACGCGCGACTTTTGCGTAGAGTTTGCGGAAGCCCTTTCGCATGCCGACCATGTGATAATTGCATCGATCTACGCGGCACGCGAGCTGCCTATAGAGGGTGTGAGCGCCGAAAACATCGTCAATCAAATGCGCGCAAACGGCTATACAGATGTAAGCTATTCCCCCGATAAAGACACCATCGCAGGCAAACTTGCGAGCACTATTACAAACGGAGATATGGTAATCGTTCTTGGTGCGGGGGATGTACGAACAGTGGGCGAGAGCCTGGCAGAGTATCTTCGTTCAAGGAGTGCGTCATGA
- the murG gene encoding undecaprenyldiphospho-muramoylpentapeptide beta-N-acetylglucosaminyltransferase has translation MKIVLTGGGTGGHIYPAISVGQALREIDPGIELLFVGSSHGPEGSIARESGIPFQAVPSAPLTKSVSLKNMSSFGKLLAGVFRARRILKDFGPDVVIGTGGYTTASVLVAARTLALKIVIHEQNTIPGRTNRWLSHIADKVCISFDSSSSFFPKEKVILTGLPIRTEFGSLPGKNEARKMLSLKQDAFTILVVGGSQGAKRLNELVFDMWPKINDGNTQILHQVGQRNYEESKSAESDDYHVRAYLDMPQSVAAADLVICRSGASTIAEITAAGLPSILVPYPHAVSDEQRHNAEYLADHNAGIVCDEFSLTSDILAGFVSDIRSSPDKLQKMADASASLAKIDAAKSVAQTAIGTT, from the coding sequence ATGAAAATAGTATTGACGGGCGGGGGCACAGGCGGTCACATATATCCCGCAATAAGCGTGGGTCAGGCTCTTCGCGAAATCGATCCGGGTATAGAACTACTATTCGTCGGTAGTTCGCATGGACCTGAGGGCTCTATTGCCAGGGAGTCAGGCATCCCGTTTCAGGCGGTGCCGAGTGCGCCTCTTACGAAGTCAGTGTCGCTCAAAAACATGTCCTCCTTTGGCAAACTGCTTGCCGGTGTCTTCCGGGCAAGACGGATACTCAAAGACTTTGGGCCGGACGTTGTGATCGGTACGGGCGGATATACGACTGCTTCGGTGCTGGTCGCGGCGCGTACTCTCGCGCTAAAGATAGTCATTCACGAGCAAAACACCATTCCAGGCAGAACAAACCGATGGCTTTCGCATATTGCCGATAAGGTCTGCATTTCTTTTGACTCATCATCGAGCTTTTTTCCTAAGGAGAAGGTGATTCTAACGGGTCTGCCGATCCGCACTGAGTTTGGGTCTCTGCCCGGCAAGAACGAAGCAAGGAAGATGCTAAGTCTAAAGCAAGATGCATTCACAATTCTGGTAGTCGGCGGGAGTCAGGGCGCGAAAAGGCTCAACGAACTCGTATTCGATATGTGGCCGAAAATCAATGACGGAAACACTCAGATATTGCATCAGGTGGGTCAGCGCAACTATGAAGAGAGTAAATCGGCTGAGTCTGATGACTATCATGTAAGGGCTTATCTGGATATGCCGCAGTCTGTCGCCGCTGCTGATCTGGTGATATGCAGAAGCGGGGCATCCACGATTGCTGAGATCACAGCAGCCGGTTTGCCGAGTATACTGGTCCCGTATCCGCATGCGGTCTCGGATGAGCAGAGGCACAACGCCGAGTATCTTGCTGATCACAATGCGGGGATCGTATGTGATGAGTTTTCATTGACATCCGACATACTTGCCGGTTTCGTATCCGATATTCGGTCATCACCGGACAAACTGCAGAAAATGGCTGATGCCAGCGCATCTCTTGCGAAGATAGATGCAGCAAAAAGCGTAGCGCAGACAGCAATCGGCACCACATGA
- the ftsW gene encoding putative lipid II flippase FtsW, with product MRKEAKLGVPDIGVLGAVIVLLIAGMLLVFDASYAKMGDAKWAHFDIWYMVKRQLIFAAAGLGLMFWAMRLRFSSFIKWTAPLLLISIALLVAVMVPGIGRKVNGACRWIPLGPLNLQPSEIAKVAIVMYLAGIFAKRKMLVRRISGNWAAPGMVVAVMAGLIFIEPDLGTAITIIATCFIMLYAAGAKKRHLLALATAGCGLAGLAVLFEPYRLQRIWVWLNPWKDPYGDGYQVIHSLLALGTGGLTGVGLCEGREKLYIPAASTDFIIATLGEEAGLIGCVLLLGAFLFLTYRGLDVARRSKSTYGNLLAVGLSSIIGMQAVINIAVVSASIPATGVPMPFISYGGSSLISMLVAAGLLLSVSRQVNVELEERELYENSIDGRGHRRSHISRNKRGSGSSRNRSGYRTTIRR from the coding sequence ATGAGAAAGGAAGCCAAGCTCGGTGTGCCGGATATCGGCGTTTTGGGTGCAGTTATTGTGCTGCTTATTGCCGGGATGCTGCTCGTCTTCGATGCAAGCTATGCGAAGATGGGCGATGCAAAGTGGGCTCATTTTGACATCTGGTATATGGTCAAGCGCCAGCTTATCTTTGCGGCTGCCGGTCTCGGCCTGATGTTCTGGGCAATGCGGTTGCGTTTCTCCAGCTTCATCAAATGGACCGCGCCGCTCTTGCTGATCTCGATTGCGCTGCTTGTTGCAGTTATGGTTCCAGGTATCGGACGCAAGGTCAACGGTGCCTGCCGGTGGATTCCGCTTGGTCCGCTCAACTTGCAGCCCTCCGAGATAGCAAAAGTCGCGATTGTGATGTATCTGGCAGGGATATTTGCCAAGCGAAAAATGCTCGTAAGGCGGATCAGTGGCAATTGGGCCGCACCGGGAATGGTAGTTGCCGTAATGGCCGGGTTGATTTTTATTGAGCCTGACCTGGGCACAGCGATCACAATCATCGCCACATGTTTTATAATGTTATATGCAGCAGGTGCAAAGAAGCGTCATCTGCTGGCATTAGCGACTGCTGGCTGTGGCCTCGCGGGTCTGGCAGTATTGTTTGAGCCATATCGACTGCAGCGAATATGGGTCTGGCTCAACCCTTGGAAGGATCCTTACGGCGACGGTTATCAGGTGATCCATTCTCTGCTTGCGCTGGGTACGGGCGGCTTGACTGGTGTCGGGCTGTGCGAGGGGCGCGAGAAGCTTTATATACCTGCAGCTTCGACCGACTTCATTATTGCCACTCTTGGCGAGGAGGCTGGTTTGATAGGATGCGTGCTGCTGCTGGGTGCATTTTTGTTTTTGACCTATCGCGGCCTGGATGTGGCGCGCAGGTCCAAGAGCACATACGGCAACCTGCTCGCCGTGGGGCTGAGTTCCATAATAGGGATGCAGGCGGTTATAAATATTGCGGTTGTGAGCGCGTCGATCCCGGCGACAGGCGTGCCGATGCCGTTCATCAGCTATGGCGGGTCATCACTGATATCGATGCTGGTTGCTGCAGGGCTGCTGCTCTCGGTTTCGCGGCAGGTAAACGTAGAACTGGAAGAACGAGAACTATATGAAAATAGTATTGACGGGCGGGGGCACAGGCGGTCACATATATCCCGCAATAAGCGTGGGTCAGGCTCTTCGCGAAATCGATCCGGGTATAGAACTACTATTCGTCGGTAG
- the murD gene encoding UDP-N-acetylmuramoyl-L-alanine--D-glutamate ligase: protein MNYKDKSIAIIGMARTGLAVAEVMRQLGARVVIYDKKDPSELSDAIDFASKIGAVVRAGTDSVDLNGIDQLITSPGVPKNMPVFAEAASRGIEVIAEIELAYRLSKAPIIAITGTNGKTTTTVLTGKIMMADGRETYIAGNVVAGDIRLPLITAAYQASEDSVIVAEISTFQLEWISSFKPKVAMLLNVSADHLDRHSSVEEYASLKARIFENQSESDYAVINAENKFTVSLAQSLNGHVIRFARQSDVAEGGFVRGDDLIVRLDGVEHVVCKRSDIPLRGEHNVENVLAASCAALAMGAKTESILKAVRDFKPVEHRLEPVAVIDGVEYINNSMCTNVDAAVRSVEAIDEPQIVIAGGKDKGFDYTPLAEAFKRKAKHVVLIGADAGLIESAAEKVGYTAVSRADSMQDAVDKAQRLAEPGDVIVLTPACASFDMFDSFEHRGQVFKEIVESKSHSVTTS, encoded by the coding sequence TTGAACTACAAAGATAAATCGATAGCAATAATAGGTATGGCGCGGACTGGCCTTGCGGTCGCAGAAGTTATGCGGCAGCTTGGCGCGCGCGTTGTTATATATGATAAAAAGGACCCGTCCGAGCTTTCAGATGCGATTGACTTCGCATCAAAAATCGGCGCAGTGGTCAGGGCAGGTACAGATTCGGTCGATCTTAACGGCATCGATCAGCTGATCACCAGCCCTGGTGTGCCGAAAAATATGCCCGTCTTTGCGGAAGCCGCAAGTCGCGGAATAGAGGTTATCGCTGAGATCGAGCTGGCATATCGTCTCTCTAAGGCCCCGATCATTGCAATAACCGGCACAAACGGCAAGACGACAACCACGGTCCTCACCGGCAAGATCATGATGGCCGATGGCCGCGAGACATATATCGCAGGTAACGTTGTTGCAGGGGATATCAGGCTTCCATTGATAACTGCTGCTTATCAGGCGAGCGAGGATAGCGTGATAGTTGCCGAGATAAGCACGTTTCAGCTTGAGTGGATAAGCTCATTCAAGCCAAAAGTAGCTATGCTGCTCAATGTGTCTGCCGACCACCTGGACCGCCACTCCAGCGTTGAGGAATATGCCTCTCTTAAAGCGCGCATATTCGAGAATCAGTCAGAAAGTGACTATGCGGTCATAAATGCGGAGAACAAATTCACTGTATCCCTTGCCCAAAGCCTTAATGGCCATGTGATCAGGTTTGCTCGTCAATCCGATGTAGCCGAGGGTGGGTTTGTGCGCGGTGATGATCTGATCGTAAGGCTCGATGGTGTAGAGCATGTCGTCTGCAAACGCTCGGATATACCGCTTCGGGGTGAGCACAATGTAGAGAATGTCCTTGCTGCATCCTGTGCGGCGCTTGCTATGGGCGCAAAAACTGAGAGTATTCTTAAGGCCGTCAGGGATTTCAAACCTGTCGAGCACCGCTTGGAGCCTGTCGCTGTGATAGACGGCGTGGAGTATATAAACAACTCGATGTGCACGAATGTAGACGCCGCAGTGCGTTCCGTCGAGGCTATAGACGAGCCTCAGATAGTGATCGCCGGAGGCAAAGACAAGGGCTTCGATTATACTCCTTTGGCCGAGGCGTTCAAGCGCAAGGCAAAACATGTCGTATTGATAGGTGCTGACGCGGGTTTGATCGAGTCCGCTGCCGAGAAAGTCGGCTACACTGCGGTCTCACGGGCGGATTCCATGCAGGATGCAGTCGATAAGGCGCAGAGACTTGCCGAGCCGGGCGATGTTATAGTTCTTACTCCTGCCTGCGCCAGTTTCGATATGTTCGACTCATTCGAGCACCGTGGACAGGTGTTCAAAGAGATTGTTGAGTCGAAAAGTCATAGCGTCACAACGTCATAA